The Thermus antranikianii DSM 12462 sequence GAAAGGAAGTCAACTTCTACCACCACCGGATCGTCCTCCTAGGGAGGGTCGTGCAGGGAGGGCTCTTCGCCCCCTCCACCCGCCTGCTCCCCCCCGTGGTGGAGGCTCGGGTCTACCGCATGACGGAGGAGGAACTCCAAAGGTTGCTCGCCGCCGAGGTCAGAACCTCAGGGAGCGTTAAGGCCGAGGGGAAGAGGAGGTACGCCTTCGGCCACCTGGCCTACGGCCTAGAAGAAGGCGGGGAGTATCCAGAGGTGGTGAAGGAGGTGGACCCCGCCCTCTTCGTGGGCAGAAGGACGGCCAACTTCGGCAAGACGGGCTTCGGGAAGAGCAACGAGAACAAGGTCATCCTCACCCTTTTGGCCCACGCCTTTCCCCGGGTGGGGATGTTGATCCTGGACCAGAACGCCGAGTACCTCCTCCAGACGGAGGCCACCACCTCCCCGGGCCTCGCCCAGGCCTTCAAGGCGCTGGGGATTCGGGGCCGGATCCGCTTCTACACCGCCAGGGAGGAGGCCTGGGCGAGGAGGTTGAAGGAACACCTGGGGACGGAGTGGAGGGAGTACGTGGAGGTCTTGCCCCTTAAAGTGGACTTCTACCACTTCCCCGAGCTGGCCGTGGCCCTCGCCTACCAGAGGCGTCGCCTCCAGGGGGCAGAGCCTCCCCAGTACCTGGAGAACGCCTTTTACAACCTCGAGGACTGGAAGCATATCCCCGACCGCATGGCCTACGTCTACGGGGCGCTTCGGAAAGCGGGCCTCACCCCTCGCAAGGGCCTCAAAATAAAGTACAAGAACGAAAACTACGACATATCCGAAGAGAAGTCTTGGGGCAACCTCCAAGAGGCCATGGAGAACAACAGCCAGCGAGGGGACAATAAGGGAGGGGCGAGGGAGCTCTACAGCCGGGCCAAGGTCTTCTCTTTCCTCCGCGCTTTCCACGCGCCTGGAAAGGAGGCGAACTTCCTCGAAACTATCAAAGAGGATCTCCTCGGGGAGAAAACCGAGGGAGAAGGTAAGGTGGTCATCCTCGACCTTCCTTCCCTGGGCGAGGCCGCCGACTTCTTCACCTTGCGCCTCATGGACCTCCTTTTCGACAGGGCCGTAGAACTCTACGGCAAGCGCCAGGCCAACTTCCTCGTGGTCCTGGAAGAGGCCCACAACTTCCTGGAGGACAAGGCAGGGATCTTCTACCGCGTGGCCAAGGAGGGGAGGAAGTACGGCATAGGAATGCTGTACTCCACTCAGTCCCCCGCCAGCATCCCCATGGAGATACTCTCCCAGACGGAAAACTTTCTGGTGAAGCACCTCTCCAGCGAGGAGGACGTGAAAGTCCTCAAGAGGGCTAAAGCTCCTTTTGCCTTTGTGGCCGACTTTCTCCTCTCTGAGCCCATAATAGGCTACTCCTATGTTTACTTCGAGCCTTATCAGCCTTTCGTGGTCCCACTGCGGGTCAAACTCTTGGAGCATGTCCTCAAAAGCCTCGACTCGTGACGAATACCCTTTTCCCCTGTTTCGTTTGCTCGCCTACCACCGGAAGTCTCCGCTAAGGCTTTTCCCCAGGACCCCCGTGCGGGCTTGCGCCGGTATGGGGTGGTATCAGCGGATCTCCACCCCGCCCCAGCGCTCCAAAAGCCTCAGGGCCTCCACGTGGTCCGCATCCGGGCCCAGCTCCCGCTTGGCCATCTCGTAGACCTCCCGGGCGAGGCGGAGGAGGGGGCTTGGGGCCTTCTCCCCGTCCAAAACCCCCATGGCGATCCCCAGGTCCTTCACCAATAGCCCCAAGGCGAAGGTCTTGGGGAAGGCCCGGGTGAGGACCCTTTGGGGAATGAGGTTCTCCGTGGCGTTGGAGCGGCCCGAGGAGGCGTTGATGACCTCGAGGGCCTTCTCCGCGGAAACCCCCTGCTTCACCAGGGCCAAAAGCCCCTCCCCCGCCGCCCAGAGGTTCACGGCGAGGAGGGCGTTGTTGATAGCCTTCACCGCATGCCCCGCCCCCACGGGGCCCACGTGCACCACTTTGCCGGCGTAGGCCAAATACGGCCTGACCCATTCCACCGCCTCCTCCGGCCCCCCCATCATCACCGTGAGGGTGCCCCTTTGGGCCCCCAGGGTACCGCCGGATACCGGGGCGTCCAGGTAGGTCACCCCCTTTTCCAGAAGGCGCTCCGCCAGAAGGCGGCTTGCCTCGGGCTCGCCGCTGGTGGCGTCCACCCAGTAGGTGCCCTCCCTGAGGTAGGGGTAGAGGGCCTCGGCCACCTCGTAGACCTCCCGGGTGGTGGGAAGGCAGGTGAAGATCACCCGGGCCTCGGCCACCCTCTCCAAGGGCACGGCCTCGGAGCCGAACTCCTCCTGGTGCCTCAGGGCCTTTTCAAAGGTGCGGTTCCAGACCAGGGTGGGGAAACGCCGCGCCAGGTGCCCCGCCATGGGGTAGCCCATGGCCCCAAGACCGATGAAGGCCACCTTTTCCATGGCTTTTTTTTACCAGAGGCGAAGCCCCTTGGCGAGGCCCCTTAGGAGAAGGAGGAAAAGGAGGCTGAACCCCATGGCCACGCCCAAGAAGACGAAGAACCCCACCCCGAAAGCCCCGCCCAAGACCATCTGCCTCAGCCATAGCCCCGCGGGGAAGGCGAAGAGCCAGGTGAGGAGGAGGTTTTTCCAGGTGGGCCTCCTGTAGGTGCCGAGGAAGGGAGCAAGGAGGAGCCAGACGAAGAGGACGGGGAGGACGTTCCGGGCGAGGCCTCCCAAGGAGAGGGGAAGCCCGTGGGAAAGGAGGCCCACCCCGGCGAAGAGGAGGAGGGCGAGGAGGTCCAGGAGGAAAAGGGCCGTCTTTCGGCTCATCTTTGGGTGGCCTCCAGGAAGACCCGGTCCGCCCGGTAGGAGCTCCGCACCAAGGGCCCGGCGAAGACCTCCCTAAAGCCCAGCTCGTACCCCCAGGCCTCGTACCGCTTGAAGTCCTCGGGGGGAACGTAGCGGGCCACGGGGAGGTGGGCAGGGGTGGGCCTCAGGTACTGGCCCAAGGTGAGGATGTCCACCCCCGCGGCCCTGAGGTCCCGCATGGCCTCGAGGATCTCCTCCTCCGTCTCCCCCAGGCCCAGCATGAGGCTAGACTTGGTGAGGATGTCGGGCCGGACCTTCTTGGCGTGGGCGAGAACCTTCAGGGTCTGCTCGTACCCCGCCCGGGGGTCGCGGACCTTGGGGGTGAGGCGGCGCACCGTCTCCAGGTTCTGGGCGTAGACCTCGGGGTTCGCGGCGAGGACCGTCTCCACGGCCTTCAGGTCCCCCTGGAAGTCGGGGGTAAGGGCCTCCACCAAGACCCCAGGGGCCCTCTCCTTGATGGCCCGGATGGTGGCGGCGAAGTGGCTGGCGCCGCCATCCGGAAGGTCATCCCGGTCCACGCTGGTCAAGACCACGTACCGCACCCCCATGCGGGCGATGGCCTCGGCCACCCTCTCTGGCTCCTCCGGGTCCACGAGGCCCTTGGGGTTCCCGGTGTGGACGGCGCAGAACTTGCAGGCCCGGGTGCAGATGTCCCCCAGGATCATCACCGTCAGGGTCCCGTGGGTCCAGCACTCCCCGATGTTGGGGCAGAGGGCCTCCTGGCAGACGGTGTGGAGCCTAAGCTCCCGCACCATGGCCTTCAGGGCCTGGTATCTGGGCCCGGTGGGCAAAGGGGCCTTGATCCAGGCGGGCTTGTTCCGGTCCACGGGCTCGGGCCGGGCCTGGGCCAGGCCCCGCTTCACCACCTTGAGCTCAATGACCTCCCCCGTGGGGGAGAGGAGCTCCACCGTCTCAAACTTAGGCTTCATGGACACTCCCCTCTACGGGCCTCAGGCCGAAGACCTCGGCGAAGGCCGCCACCACCCTGGCCTTGGCCTCCTCCATGGGGACCTTCCGGCCCAAAAGCTTCTCCAAGGAGGTGACCCCCTTTCCCTTGAGGCCGCAGGGGACGATGACGGTGAAGTCGTTGAGGTCGGTGTTGACGTTCAGGGCGAAGCCGTGGAAGCTCACCCCCTCCTTCACCGCCACGCCGATGGCGCAGAGCTTGTCCTCCCCCACCCAGACCCCGGCGTAGCCCGGGGTGGGGTAGGCGGAGATCCCGTAGGCCGCCGCCACCCGCACGATAGCCTCCTCAATCTGCCGGAGGAAGCGGCGCACCTCCCGGCCCACGGGGAAGATGGGGTAGCCCACGAGCTGCCCGGGGCCGTGGTAGGTCACGTCCCCGCCCCGCTCCACCCAGTAAAGCTCGAAGCCGTTCTCCCGGTACCAGCTTTCGGGGAAGAGCAGGTTCTCCCCCGTGGCCTTCCGGCCTAAGGTGATGACCCTGGGGTGCTCCAGGAGGAGGAGGGTGGGAGGGCGGTTTCCCGCCACCACCTCCCGGTGCACCCGCTTCTGGTACGCCCAGGCCTCCCCGTAAGGCACCAAGCCGAGGTCCTCCACCAGGAACTCCACGCCCTAAGGATACGCCCCCAAAGCCCGCCCGTCCAAGGGATGGGCCACAAAGCCAAGTGTCCGCACGGGGGTTTCGCAACACGGGGTGCCCGAAATGAGGCTTGGGAAGCTCCTTCTGGAGCCCCCGCCGCGGCGAAAGCCCAGGTGGCGTACTTAAGAAACTGTTGTAAAAGTCCCCTCCTCCAGCTTATGCGGCCCTGGCCAGCCGCTTCACCAGCAAGCGTATCATGCCTAAATACATCCA is a genomic window containing:
- a CDS encoding ATP-binding protein, with product MAESPIGVVVSSRRNGPWAELTLVLTPQELDQGKRLLLGELVRVSSGGKDYVGMVLDGYYEPVGRSDPTYTLALAHINQVDLEKEDPWARKEVNFYHHRIVLLGRVVQGGLFAPSTRLLPPVVEARVYRMTEEELQRLLAAEVRTSGSVKAEGKRRYAFGHLAYGLEEGGEYPEVVKEVDPALFVGRRTANFGKTGFGKSNENKVILTLLAHAFPRVGMLILDQNAEYLLQTEATTSPGLAQAFKALGIRGRIRFYTAREEAWARRLKEHLGTEWREYVEVLPLKVDFYHFPELAVALAYQRRRLQGAEPPQYLENAFYNLEDWKHIPDRMAYVYGALRKAGLTPRKGLKIKYKNENYDISEEKSWGNLQEAMENNSQRGDNKGGARELYSRAKVFSFLRAFHAPGKEANFLETIKEDLLGEKTEGEGKVVILDLPSLGEAADFFTLRLMDLLFDRAVELYGKRQANFLVVLEEAHNFLEDKAGIFYRVAKEGRKYGIGMLYSTQSPASIPMEILSQTENFLVKHLSSEEDVKVLKRAKAPFAFVADFLLSEPIIGYSYVYFEPYQPFVVPLRVKLLEHVLKSLDS
- a CDS encoding NAD(P)-dependent oxidoreductase is translated as MEKVAFIGLGAMGYPMAGHLARRFPTLVWNRTFEKALRHQEEFGSEAVPLERVAEARVIFTCLPTTREVYEVAEALYPYLREGTYWVDATSGEPEASRLLAERLLEKGVTYLDAPVSGGTLGAQRGTLTVMMGGPEEAVEWVRPYLAYAGKVVHVGPVGAGHAVKAINNALLAVNLWAAGEGLLALVKQGVSAEKALEVINASSGRSNATENLIPQRVLTRAFPKTFALGLLVKDLGIAMGVLDGEKAPSPLLRLAREVYEMAKRELGPDADHVEALRLLERWGGVEIR
- a CDS encoding DUF3054 domain-containing protein → MSRKTALFLLDLLALLLFAGVGLLSHGLPLSLGGLARNVLPVLFVWLLLAPFLGTYRRPTWKNLLLTWLFAFPAGLWLRQMVLGGAFGVGFFVFLGVAMGFSLLFLLLLRGLAKGLRLW
- the lipA gene encoding lipoyl synthase gives rise to the protein MKPKFETVELLSPTGEVIELKVVKRGLAQARPEPVDRNKPAWIKAPLPTGPRYQALKAMVRELRLHTVCQEALCPNIGECWTHGTLTVMILGDICTRACKFCAVHTGNPKGLVDPEEPERVAEAIARMGVRYVVLTSVDRDDLPDGGASHFAATIRAIKERAPGVLVEALTPDFQGDLKAVETVLAANPEVYAQNLETVRRLTPKVRDPRAGYEQTLKVLAHAKKVRPDILTKSSLMLGLGETEEEILEAMRDLRAAGVDILTLGQYLRPTPAHLPVARYVPPEDFKRYEAWGYELGFREVFAGPLVRSSYRADRVFLEATQR
- the lipB gene encoding lipoyl(octanoyl) transferase LipB, producing MEFLVEDLGLVPYGEAWAYQKRVHREVVAGNRPPTLLLLEHPRVITLGRKATGENLLFPESWYRENGFELYWVERGGDVTYHGPGQLVGYPIFPVGREVRRFLRQIEEAIVRVAAAYGISAYPTPGYAGVWVGEDKLCAIGVAVKEGVSFHGFALNVNTDLNDFTVIVPCGLKGKGVTSLEKLLGRKVPMEEAKARVVAAFAEVFGLRPVEGSVHEA